One Flagellimonas sp. CMM7 genomic region harbors:
- a CDS encoding YHS domain-containing (seleno)protein — translation MKKIIIALFLITSTITVAQSVDYNTKKGYAANGYDVVVYFNGKAIAGKKELSTAHDGVNYKFSTQENLDSFKSNPTKFIPQYGGYCAYAVAVSGKKVSINPETFEIRDGKLYLFYNSGKTNTLDLWTKESPETLQTKADENWKKIRNK, via the coding sequence ATGAAAAAAATCATAATCGCTCTTTTTTTAATTACGAGCACTATAACAGTTGCACAGTCTGTTGATTACAATACAAAAAAAGGATATGCGGCCAATGGGTACGATGTGGTTGTCTATTTTAATGGAAAAGCTATAGCGGGTAAAAAGGAATTAAGTACTGCGCATGATGGGGTAAATTATAAATTCTCAACCCAAGAAAATTTGGATTCCTTCAAATCCAATCCTACTAAATTTATTCCCCAATATGGTGGTTATTGCGCCTATGCCGTAGCTGTATCTGGAAAAAAGGTGAGCATCAACCCTGAAACCTTTGAAATTAGGGATGGCAAACTTTATCTGTTCTACAATTCGGGAAAAACCAACACTTTAGATCTTTGGACAAAAGAATCTCCTGAAACACTGCAAACCAAAGCAGATGAGAACTGGAAAAAAATAAGAAACAAATAA
- a CDS encoding Rieske 2Fe-2S domain-containing protein codes for MGLDYKLVLWNKHKKTYDKIIALGMVLYLVLFIVLTLVFNPETIAETMIIRAFGSLAVIMLHIILVIGPLSRLNPQFLPILYNRRHLGVSMFLAALIHGAFAIIHFHTLGNVNPIYAVFTSNMDYGSLTNFPFQVLGFLALLILFFMASTSHDFFLKNLSPKVWKGLHMLVYVAYALILMHVFLGAFQQETSIFTIGVLLIGFILVTGIHLVAAFKESRIDGFRGEKDTGGWLKVCDVHEIPEDRAKIFSVGKKRVAIFKYEGKLSAINNVCKHQGGPLGEGKIVDGCVTCPWHGYQYLPHNGQSPPPFTEKVATYELRLDNDIIYVNPNAFEEGTEVEPILC; via the coding sequence ATGGGATTGGATTACAAGCTAGTGCTTTGGAACAAGCACAAAAAAACCTATGATAAAATCATTGCCTTGGGGATGGTTTTGTACTTGGTATTATTTATAGTGCTCACATTGGTGTTTAATCCTGAGACCATAGCGGAAACCATGATTATTCGGGCTTTTGGCTCGTTAGCGGTCATAATGCTACACATCATTTTGGTCATTGGACCTTTAAGCAGATTAAACCCTCAATTTTTGCCCATTTTGTATAATCGTAGACATTTAGGGGTAAGTATGTTTTTAGCAGCTTTAATTCATGGAGCGTTTGCAATAATTCATTTTCACACATTGGGAAATGTGAACCCAATTTATGCTGTATTTACTTCCAATATGGATTATGGCTCCTTGACCAATTTTCCGTTTCAAGTTCTGGGTTTTTTAGCCTTGCTGATATTGTTCTTTATGGCTTCCACTAGTCATGATTTTTTCCTAAAGAATCTTTCCCCAAAAGTATGGAAAGGCCTTCATATGCTTGTTTATGTCGCTTATGCCCTTATTCTGATGCATGTTTTTTTAGGGGCATTTCAACAAGAAACCTCAATATTTACAATAGGTGTTCTACTTATAGGGTTTATACTGGTTACAGGTATTCATTTAGTTGCTGCTTTCAAAGAATCAAGGATTGATGGGTTTAGAGGAGAAAAGGATACTGGAGGATGGTTGAAAGTATGTGATGTGCATGAAATTCCAGAGGACAGGGCCAAAATATTTTCCGTAGGAAAGAAACGTGTAGCAATTTTTAAATACGAGGGAAAACTATCTGCAATCAATAATGTTTGCAAACATCAAGGAGGTCCATTGGGAGAAGGCAAGATTGTAGACGGATGTGTTACCTGTCCTTGGCATGGCTATCAATATTTACCCCATAATGGACAATCTCCACCGCCTTTTACAGAAAAGGTGGCCACGTATGAGTTACGGTTGGATAATGACATCATTTATGTTAATCCAAATGCTTTTGAAGAAGGAACCGAAGTTGAACCGATATTGTGCTAG
- a CDS encoding thiamine pyrophosphate-binding protein, protein MGFSPLYRITSGGYDDGIETFEVKEEDNAIYVGVEEEDAHEATVSDIMAETMVNWGVTKVFGMVGHSNLGFADAMKRQEEKGNLNFYGIRHEGAAAFAASAYGKLTGKPAACFSIAGPGATNMYTGMWDAKVDRAPLLALTGQVATQVVGTGNFQEVDLVRGFSTVAEFNQRVQSDSKHAELMSLAVKSAILKRDVSHLTFPDEVQERLAKPNEKAQTPDKRITAMEIAPPKEAVNDAVELIKKSKRPVIVMGHGARAHKKAIVEFAERLNATVVTTFKGKGLIADNHRLGGGVLGRSGTPIASWFMNESDLLLVFGASFSNHTGITPKKPIIQVDFDPMALSKFHKVEVAVWGEISRTLEIFEEELNGNINTLDQTPEIAERWKIWKEEKAKRLLETSNNGISSIAVFETMNKLTPENAVMCVDVGNNAYSFGRYFEPTNQDFLMSGYLGSIGFALPAAIGAWTAVGDSRPVVAVAGDGGLCQYLAEITTLVKYNMPVKLIVLNNHELGKISKEQRAGEFDVWKTSLSNPNFAEFAQSCGAWGKRVENQDDLESSMKALYNEKGPAVLEVLTDVNLI, encoded by the coding sequence ATGGGATTTTCACCCTTGTACAGGATTACCTCCGGGGGATATGATGACGGCATCGAGACTTTTGAAGTTAAAGAAGAAGATAATGCCATTTATGTTGGAGTAGAAGAAGAGGATGCTCATGAGGCCACTGTTTCCGATATTATGGCGGAAACTATGGTGAATTGGGGTGTAACTAAGGTTTTTGGAATGGTAGGACATTCCAATCTAGGCTTTGCAGATGCTATGAAGCGTCAAGAAGAGAAGGGAAATCTAAACTTTTACGGAATACGGCATGAAGGTGCAGCGGCATTTGCTGCTTCAGCCTATGGAAAATTAACTGGCAAGCCTGCAGCATGTTTTTCAATCGCTGGTCCCGGAGCTACCAATATGTATACGGGGATGTGGGATGCTAAGGTAGATCGAGCGCCGCTTTTGGCGTTAACGGGTCAAGTAGCCACGCAGGTGGTGGGAACAGGAAATTTTCAAGAAGTAGATTTAGTTAGAGGGTTTAGTACTGTCGCTGAATTTAATCAACGAGTACAAAGTGATAGTAAACATGCAGAGTTGATGTCTTTGGCTGTCAAAAGTGCCATTTTAAAGCGGGATGTCTCCCACTTGACTTTCCCGGATGAAGTTCAAGAAAGATTGGCAAAACCCAATGAAAAAGCACAAACACCAGACAAACGCATTACTGCAATGGAAATTGCACCTCCAAAAGAGGCTGTAAATGATGCAGTTGAATTGATTAAAAAGTCAAAACGCCCTGTAATTGTAATGGGTCATGGTGCTAGAGCACATAAAAAGGCTATTGTAGAGTTTGCAGAACGATTAAATGCTACCGTAGTAACCACCTTTAAGGGCAAAGGATTAATTGCGGATAACCATCGTCTTGGAGGAGGAGTTTTGGGGCGTAGTGGTACTCCAATTGCCTCTTGGTTTATGAACGAGTCCGATTTATTGCTGGTTTTTGGAGCTTCGTTTTCCAATCACACTGGAATAACTCCCAAAAAACCCATTATTCAAGTGGATTTTGATCCTATGGCGTTAAGCAAGTTCCATAAAGTTGAAGTTGCCGTTTGGGGTGAAATATCAAGAACCCTTGAAATTTTTGAAGAGGAATTGAATGGAAATATAAACACCTTAGATCAAACTCCTGAAATAGCCGAGCGTTGGAAAATTTGGAAGGAAGAAAAGGCAAAACGGCTTTTGGAAACTTCAAACAATGGTATTAGTTCCATTGCCGTTTTTGAAACGATGAATAAGTTGACCCCTGAAAATGCAGTGATGTGTGTAGATGTGGGTAATAATGCATATTCCTTTGGACGCTATTTTGAACCTACCAATCAAGATTTTTTAATGTCTGGTTATTTAGGCTCTATTGGATTTGCATTACCTGCGGCCATTGGTGCTTGGACAGCGGTTGGAGATTCTAGGCCAGTAGTTGCCGTTGCTGGTGATGGAGGGCTATGTCAGTATTTGGCAGAAATCACCACGTTGGTAAAGTATAATATGCCTGTAAAGCTTATTGTTTTGAACAATCATGAACTTGGTAAAATTTCCAAAGAACAACGTGCGGGAGAATTTGATGTATGGAAAACCTCCCTTTCTAACCCAAACTTTGCTGAATTTGCGCAATCTTGTGGCGCTTGGGGTAAGCGAGTTGAAAATCAAGATGATTTAGAATCATCAATGAAGGCATTGTATAATGAAAAGGGACCGGCAGTTTTAGAAGTATTAACTGATGTAAACCTAATTTAA
- a CDS encoding Rieske (2Fe-2S) protein, whose product MTSSKKTVWHKVLDNKKELPEGRVKTVTADHKGICLTHFEGKFSALDNRCPHQGGPLGEGSIENGMLRCPWHGWDFHPCTGLPPGDMMTASRLLKLKKKIMPFMLE is encoded by the coding sequence ATGACTTCTTCAAAGAAAACGGTTTGGCATAAAGTATTGGATAATAAAAAAGAACTTCCAGAAGGGAGGGTCAAAACAGTTACAGCTGATCATAAAGGCATTTGCTTGACCCATTTTGAAGGCAAATTTTCCGCATTAGATAATAGATGTCCGCACCAGGGAGGACCACTTGGCGAAGGGTCTATTGAAAATGGAATGCTCCGTTGCCCTTGGCACGGATGGGATTTTCACCCTTGTACAGGATTACCTCCGGGGGATATGATGACGGCATCGAGACTTTTGAAGTTAAAGAAGAAGATAATGCCATTTATGTTGGAGTAG
- a CDS encoding sodium:proton antiporter, which yields MFQIFTGIVALSSILSFINKKVLKLPDTIGVMLLAIIASFLIGALDFIDHEVFVSVCSVIDEIDFRTILFDFLLSFLLFAGSIHVNLHRLLEEKGPVLIYASVGVLISTFLIGTLFYYVSGIFGMNINYIYCLVFGALISPTDPIAVLALLKKAGAPKDMEIKIVGESLFNDGVGIVVFISLLSIATMTGGHGVEPSHIFMEFAQEAFGGIALGFALGYVGKLFLKRIYESPIVAVHISIAIVMGGYWLASLIHVSGALAMVVMGLMIGDFLHKYCKSEPLKQNMNTFWKVLDEILNAILFVLIGLEIVSLDFQIDYLIAGLVAIPIVLFSRYISVFISNIFLKKEHRSNKSKITILTWAGLRGGISIALALTLPDGEFREALIFVTYCVVVFSILVQGLTIDKVVSRLLKN from the coding sequence ATGTTTCAGATTTTTACAGGCATAGTGGCCCTATCTTCCATACTTAGTTTTATCAATAAAAAAGTATTGAAACTCCCTGATACCATTGGAGTGATGCTATTGGCAATTATTGCTTCATTTTTGATTGGAGCTTTGGATTTTATTGATCATGAAGTTTTTGTAAGTGTCTGTTCTGTTATTGACGAAATTGATTTTAGAACAATCCTATTCGATTTCCTACTGAGTTTTTTACTTTTTGCAGGTTCAATACATGTAAACCTTCATAGACTACTAGAAGAAAAGGGCCCTGTCCTTATATATGCCTCTGTTGGAGTGTTGATTTCAACCTTTCTAATTGGAACTTTGTTTTATTATGTGAGTGGAATTTTTGGGATGAACATCAACTATATCTACTGTCTTGTTTTTGGTGCCTTAATCTCACCAACAGACCCTATTGCTGTCTTGGCACTACTTAAAAAGGCAGGAGCACCAAAAGATATGGAAATCAAAATAGTGGGAGAATCCTTATTCAACGATGGAGTGGGCATTGTGGTTTTTATATCTCTATTATCCATAGCAACGATGACCGGCGGCCATGGAGTAGAGCCATCTCATATCTTTATGGAATTTGCCCAAGAAGCTTTTGGGGGAATTGCTTTGGGATTTGCCTTGGGATATGTTGGAAAACTTTTTTTGAAAAGAATTTACGAATCACCCATAGTGGCAGTGCATATTTCTATAGCCATTGTTATGGGTGGATATTGGTTAGCCTCCCTAATTCACGTTTCTGGGGCATTGGCCATGGTGGTTATGGGGTTAATGATTGGTGATTTCTTACATAAATATTGTAAAAGTGAGCCACTAAAACAGAATATGAATACCTTTTGGAAGGTTTTGGATGAAATTCTGAATGCTATCCTATTCGTTTTAATAGGACTGGAGATTGTTAGCTTAGATTTCCAAATTGATTATTTAATTGCTGGATTAGTTGCAATTCCAATCGTTCTTTTTTCAAGATATATTTCTGTTTTTATTTCAAACATTTTTTTAAAAAAAGAACATAGAAGTAATAAGAGTAAAATAACCATATTGACCTGGGCAGGTTTACGAGGAGGAATTTCAATAGCATTGGCTTTAACATTACCAGATGGGGAGTTTAGAGAAGCATTGATTTTTGTTACCTATTGTGTTGTGGTATTCTCAATTTTAGTGCAAGGACTTACAATTGATAAAGTAGTGTCGCGGCTACTTAAAAACTAA
- a CDS encoding glutamate synthase-related protein encodes MSKKLIEITKISTLEEKKPAYALVKNTDLVIIKHETGISVLYGRCHHRGALLSDGHVEGQNLICGVHGWDYRYDTGISEYNNDERLHKFKEYVEGDSLQVDENEIAAFEGEHPQPFDRGAYLGAYADTHPEDTEPYTGYIKELAQNGLKNLGHHGFSSSMGVDRNTLPKWNDIQFLPAQLASRPLLDHEEVATKVVIGPKAKKPLVLDIPLFVSDMSFGALSREAKIALSKGAEMAGTGICSGEGGMLPDEQKNNSKYFYELASAQFGFSWDKLENVQAFHFKGGQGAKTGTGGHLPGNKVSKEIAEVRGLKQGETAISPATFPDFHGVKDFKSFAEKVRAHTGGIPVGFKIAASHIEKDIQFALDVGVDYIILDGRGGGTGSAPTILRDNINVPTIPALARARKYLDKVGATDVTLVITGGLRIAEDFSKALMLGADAIAVSNSAIQAIGCLGMRACGSNNCPVGIATQKENLRSRLIIDVSAKQLRNFFSATNDLIKVVARSCGYNDVSKFNHDDLSTFNKDMHDLTGINYAGVQ; translated from the coding sequence ATGTCAAAAAAGCTTATCGAGATTACCAAAATTTCAACTCTTGAAGAAAAAAAACCAGCATACGCCTTAGTTAAAAACACAGATTTAGTTATTATAAAACATGAAACAGGTATATCTGTTTTATATGGTCGTTGCCATCACAGAGGTGCTCTTTTGTCCGATGGTCATGTTGAAGGCCAAAACCTTATTTGCGGAGTCCATGGATGGGACTATCGGTATGATACAGGAATAAGTGAATACAATAATGACGAACGGCTTCATAAGTTTAAGGAATATGTAGAAGGTGACTCATTGCAAGTTGATGAAAATGAAATAGCAGCTTTTGAAGGCGAACACCCACAACCTTTTGACAGAGGTGCCTATTTGGGCGCTTATGCAGATACACATCCTGAAGATACCGAACCCTATACAGGCTACATCAAGGAATTGGCTCAAAACGGCCTTAAAAATCTAGGGCATCACGGGTTTTCCTCATCCATGGGTGTGGATAGAAATACCTTGCCTAAATGGAATGACATCCAATTTTTACCGGCGCAATTGGCCAGCAGACCTCTTTTAGATCATGAAGAAGTGGCCACGAAGGTGGTAATTGGTCCAAAGGCTAAAAAACCGTTGGTTCTGGATATTCCTTTATTTGTGAGTGATATGAGCTTTGGTGCATTATCCAGAGAAGCAAAGATTGCGCTATCCAAAGGAGCGGAGATGGCCGGAACAGGAATTTGTTCAGGAGAAGGAGGAATGTTGCCAGATGAGCAAAAAAACAATTCCAAATATTTTTATGAGTTGGCCTCTGCGCAGTTCGGTTTTTCTTGGGATAAATTAGAGAATGTACAGGCCTTTCATTTTAAAGGTGGACAAGGAGCCAAAACAGGTACCGGAGGACACCTACCTGGGAATAAAGTAAGTAAGGAAATTGCCGAGGTAAGGGGATTAAAACAAGGTGAGACAGCAATTAGTCCCGCTACTTTTCCAGACTTTCATGGGGTGAAGGATTTTAAATCCTTTGCAGAAAAAGTTAGAGCGCACACGGGTGGAATACCTGTAGGATTTAAAATTGCGGCAAGTCACATTGAAAAAGACATTCAATTTGCATTGGATGTTGGTGTGGACTATATCATTTTAGATGGACGCGGTGGCGGAACTGGCTCTGCGCCAACAATTTTGAGAGATAACATCAATGTTCCCACAATTCCAGCATTGGCAAGGGCCAGAAAGTATTTAGATAAAGTTGGAGCTACAGATGTTACACTTGTTATTACTGGTGGATTACGAATTGCAGAAGATTTTTCTAAAGCTTTGATGCTAGGAGCAGATGCTATAGCCGTTTCCAATTCAGCTATTCAAGCCATAGGTTGCTTAGGTATGCGAGCTTGCGGCAGTAATAATTGCCCAGTAGGTATTGCCACGCAAAAAGAAAACCTAAGAAGTAGATTGATTATTGATGTTTCGGCCAAACAGTTGCGTAACTTTTTTAGCGCTACCAATGATTTAATAAAAGTGGTGGCCCGTTCCTGCGGTTATAATGATGTTTCAAAATTTAATCATGATGACCTATCAACTTTTAATAAGGACATGCATGACCTAACGGGAATCAACTATGCTGGAGTTCAATAA
- a CDS encoding RNA polymerase sigma factor yields the protein MEDKQFLEDLRAQKQCAYSRLLEEYQGKVFNTCLSFVPNKEDAEDIAQEVFVEVYNSVGKFKGNAKLSTWIYRISVNKSLEFIRKKSAKKRFGFMQSITGGGLPMDKSTYFTEFNHPGIQLENKEKSELLFNAIAKLPEAQKVVFTLHKVDGMSYKEVGEVTQKSISSIESLLFRAKKNLQKILTEYYKNEP from the coding sequence TTGGAGGACAAGCAGTTTTTAGAGGATCTTAGAGCGCAGAAACAGTGCGCCTATAGCAGATTGTTAGAGGAGTATCAAGGCAAGGTTTTTAATACATGTTTGTCGTTTGTTCCCAATAAAGAAGATGCAGAAGATATTGCACAAGAAGTTTTTGTGGAGGTTTACAATTCCGTAGGAAAATTTAAAGGCAATGCTAAACTGTCTACATGGATTTATAGGATTTCTGTGAACAAGAGCTTGGAGTTTATAAGGAAGAAAAGCGCCAAAAAGCGCTTTGGTTTTATGCAATCTATTACTGGAGGCGGTTTACCTATGGATAAATCGACCTATTTTACTGAATTTAATCATCCGGGAATCCAATTGGAGAATAAAGAAAAAAGCGAACTGTTATTTAATGCCATAGCTAAACTTCCTGAAGCACAAAAAGTGGTGTTTACCTTGCATAAAGTAGATGGAATGAGCTATAAGGAAGTAGGTGAGGTTACACAAAAAAGTATATCCTCGATAGAGTCATTATTGTTTCGCGCAAAAAAGAATCTACAGAAGATTTTAACAGAATATTATAAAAATGAACCTTAG
- a CDS encoding EF-hand domain-containing protein: MKNSTLKLALSMGVVGILTSCNLKAQQRDRNSDEREPPTFEKLLKKMDKDEDGKLSKAEVKGPLKNDFDKVDLNEDGYINKEEFKKAPKPKRQGRPNRK; this comes from the coding sequence ATGAAGAACAGCACTTTAAAATTAGCACTCTCTATGGGAGTAGTTGGAATTTTGACTTCCTGTAATTTAAAAGCTCAGCAGCGAGACAGAAATTCTGATGAAAGAGAGCCTCCCACATTTGAGAAACTTTTGAAAAAAATGGACAAGGATGAAGATGGTAAACTTTCCAAAGCAGAGGTTAAAGGGCCTCTAAAAAATGATTTCGATAAAGTTGATTTGAATGAAGATGGCTACATCAACAAAGAGGAGTTTAAAAAAGCCCCTAAACCCAAAAGACAGGGACGTCCTAATAGAAAGTAA
- a CDS encoding YHYH protein gives MKTNPILNLTMLFSIAILSCSSDTDDTFTDDDTGIDENDTALAELPAAFAAFNSEATDIYLSDGGTTVTIETTGLPNHETVYWGEGNDLYLDEPNVALTPSIMSSNNNATTITVDAVPDLNGSTVQTELGTIGIAVSGSSLFNDQEGGGALDQAAASLDWTGAHIGPGVYHYHLEPVAFSNDDENLVGVLLDGVFIYGRKCNSTGTYPTDLDSSGGHTSTTQYTDGVEEYHYHIINEVYSTTGSYIVFAGPYQGY, from the coding sequence ATGAAAACGAATCCTATTTTAAACTTAACTATGCTATTTTCAATAGCAATACTCTCCTGCTCAAGTGACACTGATGATACATTTACGGATGATGACACAGGTATTGATGAAAATGATACGGCATTAGCTGAGCTACCCGCTGCATTTGCAGCTTTTAACTCTGAAGCAACTGACATCTATTTATCCGATGGTGGCACTACTGTAACCATAGAAACAACAGGTCTACCAAATCATGAAACTGTTTATTGGGGTGAAGGTAATGATCTTTATCTGGATGAACCGAATGTAGCATTAACACCTTCAATTATGTCAAGCAACAATAATGCTACGACCATTACGGTGGATGCTGTTCCTGATTTAAATGGCAGCACCGTACAGACAGAGCTAGGCACCATAGGAATAGCCGTTAGTGGTTCTTCCTTGTTCAATGATCAGGAAGGAGGTGGTGCACTAGATCAGGCAGCTGCAAGTTTAGATTGGACCGGAGCACATATAGGCCCAGGTGTATACCACTATCACCTAGAACCTGTCGCTTTTTCAAATGATGATGAAAATTTAGTTGGAGTTTTATTGGATGGTGTATTTATTTATGGAAGAAAATGTAACTCAACAGGCACTTATCCCACAGATTTAGATTCATCTGGCGGGCATACTTCCACTACTCAATATACGGATGGTGTTGAAGAATACCACTATCACATTATTAACGAGGTTTATTCAACAACCGGTTCCTACATTGTATTTGCAGGCCCTTATCAAGGATATTAA
- a CDS encoding toxin-antitoxin system YwqK family antitoxin: MKVIPKLLLLWFASNILSCENSPVPKTNNASKEIVIPNVVVVKDSLVLNGNEGNWYFKGLLFTGYAVKYHMNDSLQQKIGFYKGKKMGVAKVWFPNGVLKIESHYNQNKLVGSYKAWWDNGVLASKANYENGRIQGNEKKWYKTGELAKSRNLVDGKEIGLQRAWLKNGKMYVNYEAKNGRIFGMRRANSCYKLEDEEVVLSKNQ; this comes from the coding sequence ATGAAGGTAATCCCCAAATTACTTTTACTGTGGTTTGCCAGCAATATTCTGAGTTGCGAAAATAGCCCCGTACCAAAAACGAATAACGCTAGTAAAGAAATAGTTATTCCAAATGTTGTCGTTGTTAAGGACAGTCTTGTTCTAAACGGTAATGAAGGTAATTGGTATTTTAAAGGTCTACTTTTCACGGGTTATGCAGTAAAATATCACATGAATGATTCGCTCCAGCAAAAAATTGGTTTTTACAAAGGCAAAAAAATGGGGGTTGCAAAAGTGTGGTTTCCAAACGGGGTTTTAAAAATTGAATCCCATTACAATCAAAATAAACTTGTGGGCAGCTATAAAGCATGGTGGGATAATGGAGTTTTGGCATCAAAAGCTAACTATGAAAATGGGAGAATCCAAGGAAACGAGAAAAAGTGGTACAAAACTGGGGAGTTGGCTAAATCAAGAAATTTAGTGGACGGAAAAGAAATAGGTTTACAACGGGCTTGGTTAAAAAACGGAAAAATGTATGTAAACTATGAGGCTAAAAATGGAAGAATTTTTGGAATGAGACGTGCCAATTCATGTTATAAATTAGAAGATGAAGAAGTTGTACTTTCTAAAAACCAGTAG
- a CDS encoding SCO family protein, with protein sequence MKKLYFLKTSSISVFLLVCLISCKREIKKENIKVEETSRVEHLPYFGDKSFTPHWITPGSDEEKRFHKIPDFKLTNQLGDTITQKTFDEKIYIVDFFFTSCPGICLKMTNNMSKVQDAFKDDSEVLILSHSVTPSIDSVSVLKTYADKYDVIDNKWHLVTGDKVEIYNLGRDHYFVENDLGELKSIDDFLHTENFLLIDKNKHIRGIYNGLNRSSIAQLITDVKALKKEI encoded by the coding sequence ATGAAGAAGTTGTACTTTCTAAAAACCAGTAGCATATCTGTTTTCCTATTGGTTTGCCTTATAAGCTGTAAAAGGGAAATCAAAAAAGAAAACATCAAAGTTGAAGAAACCAGCAGGGTGGAGCATCTGCCATATTTTGGCGACAAATCTTTTACGCCGCACTGGATAACCCCTGGGAGCGATGAAGAAAAGAGGTTTCACAAAATACCTGATTTTAAATTAACCAATCAGTTGGGTGATACCATCACACAAAAAACATTTGATGAAAAAATATACATTGTAGACTTCTTTTTTACAAGTTGCCCCGGTATTTGCCTAAAAATGACGAATAATATGTCCAAAGTACAGGACGCTTTTAAAGATGATTCTGAGGTATTAATACTCTCACACTCCGTAACGCCATCAATAGATTCTGTATCCGTTTTAAAAACATATGCCGATAAATATGATGTAATAGACAACAAATGGCATTTGGTAACAGGGGATAAGGTGGAAATCTACAATCTTGGTAGAGACCACTATTTTGTAGAGAATGATTTGGGAGAACTAAAAAGTATTGATGATTTTCTACATACAGAAAACTTCTTATTAATTGATAAAAACAAGCACATAAGAGGTATCTATAATGGTTTAAATAGATCGTCCATAGCGCAATTAATAACAGATGTCAAGGCTTTGAAAAAAGAGATTTAA